In Meiothermus ruber DSM 1279, the following proteins share a genomic window:
- a CDS encoding FAD-dependent oxidoreductase, translating into MKTLVIGAGAAGLAAAQDLQKAKHQVTVLEAQHRVGGRIRTDRSFAAVPIELGAEFIHSSQVPTYPLPAQFGLRTRYFNQQDDTLVRLPDGSLRTIAEVGCEELGYNNIRLVDWPQAIGEESLAAYLQRNRLEGQKIPYKLQEYISDFDAPETLSAQAALEFLCDKSAEEGDYRILEGYD; encoded by the coding sequence ATGAAAACGCTCGTCATAGGCGCCGGAGCCGCCGGCCTGGCCGCGGCCCAAGACCTACAGAAAGCTAAACATCAGGTTACTGTTCTTGAAGCCCAACACCGCGTCGGAGGACGCATCCGCACCGATAGAAGTTTTGCTGCTGTACCTATCGAGCTGGGCGCGGAATTCATCCACAGCAGCCAGGTTCCCACCTATCCCCTTCCCGCACAGTTTGGCCTGCGCACCCGCTACTTCAACCAGCAGGACGACACCCTGGTACGCCTGCCGGATGGCAGCCTGCGCACCATTGCCGAGGTCGGCTGCGAGGAACTGGGATACAACAACATTCGGCTGGTGGACTGGCCCCAGGCCATCGGCGAGGAGTCGCTGGCCGCGTACCTCCAGCGCAACCGGCTCGAGGGCCAAAAAATCCCCTACAAGCTGCAAGAGTACATCTCCGACTTCGATGCTCCAGAAACCCTCAGCGCGCAAGCCGCGCTGGAGTTTCTGTGCGACAAGTCCGCCGAGGAGGGGGATTACCGCATCCTCGAGGGCTACGATTAA
- a CDS encoding cytochrome b, whose amino-acid sequence MYQWLDDRLSIGKLYAKAFRKAFPVHHSFFLGEITLFSFVTLVLTGIFLTLNYEPSIRPVSGSLSGGQEVPAAYYSILYIDSLPFGAVIRSLHHWAAHIMIAAAFLHMLRIHLTGAYKNPRELNWIVGVFLLVLAIITAFTGYALPFDNYALTATKIGYEIGAAAPWVGKLLSDILFAGELSPTNTQTIPRLFPIHVLWLPLALIALIGAHLTIMIKQKHTQPKYAEKVAPGKIVGVPLFPQQAAMMGILFLVYIAVTTFIAGAFLAHPVQAFGPPTANTPAVKPDWYFMWIYGILQIIPANWRFEFLGATFGPQFWGGILVPTVIILGALAIPFLDYSKEKQRYLELPSQHPFRTSFVVGMLMFYIMSTLAGYKVDLGLSNGLLWVLVFIVPIVTGVVCYIIMKAIYGKDWNREPEIKLTGKGSAADD is encoded by the coding sequence ATGTATCAGTGGTTAGATGATCGCTTGAGCATCGGAAAGCTATACGCCAAGGCTTTCCGCAAGGCCTTCCCGGTGCACCACTCGTTTTTCCTGGGCGAGATCACCCTGTTTTCCTTTGTCACCCTGGTGCTCACCGGCATTTTCCTGACCCTCAACTACGAACCCTCTATCCGCCCGGTCTCGGGCTCGCTCTCGGGCGGGCAGGAAGTGCCGGCGGCCTACTACTCGATTCTCTACATCGACTCGCTGCCCTTTGGGGCGGTGATCCGCTCGCTGCACCACTGGGCCGCCCACATCATGATCGCCGCCGCCTTCCTGCACATGCTGCGCATCCACCTCACCGGGGCCTACAAAAACCCCCGCGAGCTGAACTGGATTGTGGGGGTGTTTTTGCTGGTGCTCGCCATCATCACGGCTTTCACCGGCTACGCCCTGCCCTTCGACAACTACGCCCTCACCGCCACCAAGATCGGCTACGAGATTGGCGCGGCGGCCCCCTGGGTGGGCAAGCTGCTCTCGGATATCCTCTTTGCTGGTGAGCTTTCGCCCACCAACACCCAGACCATCCCCCGGCTCTTCCCCATCCACGTGCTCTGGCTGCCGCTGGCCCTGATCGCCCTGATTGGCGCGCACCTGACCATCATGATCAAGCAGAAGCACACCCAGCCCAAGTACGCCGAAAAGGTGGCACCGGGCAAGATCGTGGGCGTGCCGCTCTTCCCGCAGCAGGCCGCGATGATGGGCATTCTGTTTCTGGTCTACATCGCCGTGACCACCTTCATCGCCGGGGCTTTCCTGGCCCACCCGGTGCAGGCCTTTGGCCCCCCCACCGCCAACACCCCAGCGGTCAAGCCCGACTGGTACTTCATGTGGATCTACGGGATTCTGCAGATCATCCCGGCCAACTGGCGCTTTGAGTTCCTGGGGGCCACCTTTGGCCCGCAGTTCTGGGGCGGTATCCTGGTGCCCACGGTTATCATCCTGGGGGCCCTGGCCATTCCCTTCCTGGACTACTCCAAAGAGAAACAGCGCTACCTCGAGCTCCCCAGCCAGCACCCCTTCCGCACCAGCTTTGTGGTGGGGATGCTGATGTTCTACATCATGAGCACCCTGGCCGGCTACAAGGTGGATCTGGGCCTCTCCAACGGGCTGCTGTGGGTACTGGTCTTTATCGTGCCCATCGTTACCGGGGTGGTCTGCTACATCATCATGAAGGCCATCTACGGCAAGGACTGGAACCGGGAGCCCGAGATTAAGCTGACTGGCAAAGGCTCTGCTGCCGACGATTAA
- a CDS encoding Rieske 2Fe-2S domain-containing protein, with product MADHEATAHHHEHHTEDPQAHATRRAILQAAIGVSAGAAVLSTLWVGAGLMPREEKIPSKEPVAVGDVLVFATGPKAEQEITLDDLRAAQRERIPFIIAFPKSPENVVKKDLITNTIMVILADPAKMSPETRQHASPEGVLAYSAVCKHLGCTVSLWQNDTWLCPCHGGRYDIYNQAKVVGGPVPAPVPQLPVKVEGGKVVVAGEFLGKPGADV from the coding sequence ATGGCCGATCATGAAGCCACTGCCCATCACCACGAGCACCATACCGAAGACCCCCAGGCCCACGCCACCCGCCGGGCCATCCTGCAGGCGGCCATCGGTGTGAGCGCAGGGGCCGCGGTGCTCTCGACCCTGTGGGTGGGTGCGGGTCTGATGCCCCGCGAAGAAAAGATTCCCAGCAAAGAACCGGTGGCAGTGGGTGATGTCCTGGTTTTTGCCACCGGCCCCAAAGCCGAGCAAGAGATTACGCTGGACGACCTGCGGGCTGCTCAACGGGAAAGAATCCCCTTCATCATCGCTTTCCCCAAAAGCCCCGAGAACGTGGTCAAAAAAGACCTGATCACCAACACCATCATGGTCATCCTGGCCGACCCGGCCAAGATGAGCCCGGAGACCCGCCAGCACGCCTCCCCTGAAGGGGTGCTGGCCTACTCGGCGGTCTGCAAACACCTGGGCTGTACGGTGAGCCTGTGGCAGAACGACACCTGGCTCTGCCCCTGCCACGGCGGCCGGTATGACATCTACAACCAGGCCAAGGTGGTGGGGGGCCCCGTGCCGGCCCCCGTTCCCCAACTGCCGGTTAAGGTGGAGGGGGGCAAGGTGGTGGTGGCGGGCGAGTTCCTGGGCAAGCCCGGCGCCGACGTATAG
- a CDS encoding c-type cytochrome, with the protein MPIERIEVYLDGGAEPVQVLTQPPFKVTYDTRSLSDGEHLLRVVTYYTNGAQEVKEVPFKVANTPGVLLQGLEEGKEVSGTLDVTLRVADPDVKPGRERFPGLGAAIATAVILGGIWLFFAATGVTNKTLEEVAKPPAAAEAGAHGGDHGGAVAAVDEALKAKGEQVYSANCAGCHQPTGKGLPGVFPALDGSKNVADKAYTINILLKGKGGMPSFARLSDEELAAVATYIKNSWSNKFGGVTPDEFKAAR; encoded by the coding sequence ATGCCGATTGAGCGAATCGAAGTGTATCTGGATGGCGGCGCCGAACCTGTGCAGGTGCTCACCCAACCCCCTTTCAAAGTCACCTACGACACCCGCTCACTAAGCGATGGGGAACACCTGCTGCGGGTGGTTACCTACTACACCAACGGCGCGCAGGAAGTAAAGGAAGTGCCCTTTAAGGTAGCCAACACCCCGGGGGTGCTGCTGCAGGGCCTCGAGGAGGGTAAGGAGGTCTCGGGCACCCTGGACGTGACCCTGCGGGTGGCCGACCCCGATGTGAAGCCCGGCCGCGAGCGCTTCCCCGGGCTGGGCGCGGCCATCGCCACCGCTGTAATTCTGGGCGGGATCTGGCTCTTCTTTGCCGCAACTGGCGTGACCAACAAAACCCTCGAGGAAGTAGCCAAACCCCCCGCTGCCGCCGAGGCAGGGGCCCATGGGGGCGATCACGGCGGGGCGGTGGCGGCCGTGGACGAAGCCCTTAAAGCCAAAGGCGAGCAGGTTTACAGCGCCAACTGCGCCGGCTGCCACCAGCCCACCGGCAAGGGCCTGCCGGGGGTCTTCCCGGCCCTGGACGGCAGCAAGAACGTGGCCGATAAGGCCTACACCATCAACATTCTGCTCAAAGGCAAGGGGGGCATGCCCTCCTTTGCCCGGCTCTCCGATGAGGAACTGGCCGCAGTTGCCACCTATATCAAGAATAGCTGGAGCAACAAGTTTGGCGGTGTGACGCCCGACGAGTTCAAGGCGGCCCGCTAA
- a CDS encoding sugar phosphate isomerase/epimerase family protein, with product MKLGFSPLTAGLNYRQSFELAAELGLFLEIAFDQHEMDPRLPKARELAEMGRAAGVGFTVHLPFVDWNLVSLVPEVRRLSLERTQRAIEFGAQIGAACGVLHTGLVPLRLPEAVNHAHQLAHQALEQLELAIPVALENLGLETTDLLETPSELRNLLEAHPQYGFCLDVGHALIQRGPTGPQEYHHLLGHRLLHLHLHDNRGIQDEHLPCGEGAVDWAWVRKLLENFGGTAALEVSGGEGGVRRSVALLRANS from the coding sequence ATGAAACTGGGTTTTAGTCCCCTTACCGCTGGTCTCAACTACCGGCAATCCTTCGAGCTGGCCGCCGAGCTGGGCCTGTTTCTGGAAATCGCCTTTGACCAGCACGAGATGGATCCCCGGCTGCCCAAGGCCCGGGAGCTGGCTGAGATGGGCCGGGCCGCCGGGGTGGGGTTTACCGTACACCTGCCTTTTGTGGACTGGAACCTGGTCTCGCTGGTGCCGGAGGTGCGGCGGCTCTCCCTCGAGCGCACCCAGCGGGCCATCGAGTTCGGGGCCCAGATCGGCGCGGCCTGCGGGGTGCTGCACACCGGCCTGGTTCCGCTGCGGCTGCCCGAGGCCGTGAACCACGCCCACCAGCTCGCCCATCAGGCCCTCGAGCAGCTCGAGCTGGCCATACCGGTGGCGCTGGAAAACCTGGGTCTTGAGACAACCGATCTGCTTGAAACCCCCAGCGAACTGCGGAACCTGCTGGAGGCCCACCCCCAGTACGGCTTCTGCCTGGATGTGGGCCACGCGCTTATCCAGCGGGGCCCCACCGGCCCCCAGGAGTACCACCACCTGCTGGGCCACCGCCTGCTGCATCTTCATCTGCACGATAACCGGGGCATCCAAGACGAGCACCTGCCCTGTGGGGAAGGGGCCGTGGACTGGGCCTGGGTGCGGAAGCTGCTGGAAAACTTCGGCGGTACTGCGGCCCTCGAGGTATCGGGCGGCGAGGGGGGTGTGCGCCGGAGCGTGGCCCTGTTACGGGCCAATTCCTAA